A stretch of the Candidatus Jettenia sp. AMX2 genome encodes the following:
- the aspS gene encoding aspartate--tRNA ligase, protein MPALKRTHTCGQLRMNDEKSTVTLAGWVSSVRDHGGLLFVDLRDRYGVTQLVFHPDRGEVFYDTARQLRHEYVVAVQGKVFARPSGTENTNLDTGDIEVYVDTLEILNRSEVPPFEVEDAGNVSLELRLKHRYLDLRRPVMQERLVFRHKICQTIREYLDKLHFVDIETPVLTKSTPEGARDYLVPSRINTGRFYALPQSPQLFKQILMVAGYDRYFQIVRCFRDEDLRAQRQPEFTQMDMEMSFADENDIIRVIEGLVDDIFEKVVGKKITTPFPRISYQEAMTSYGCDAPDLRFDMKIKDIADIVRASDFKVFSDVVRTGGQVRGINATGCGNYSRKEIDDLTTLVGQFGAKGLAWFKTEESGLVSSITKFFLPEILEAIQHRMGAKKGDLLLFVADKPKVVSQSLAQLRLHLGHKLGLIDTKVFHFVWVVDFPLLEYNEDLKRYESLHHPFTSPRQEDILFLEEKSLEIKARAYDLVLNGVELGGGSIRIHSPEVQKRVFRLLGIDDENAQAKFGFLLDALKYGAPPHGGIALGLDRMVTLLLQLDDIREVIAFPKTQKATCLMTNAPSEVDPQQLRDLGIRLI, encoded by the coding sequence ATGCCTGCATTGAAACGGACACATACCTGTGGTCAGTTACGCATGAACGATGAGAAATCCACGGTAACCCTAGCTGGCTGGGTAAGCAGCGTCAGAGACCACGGGGGATTACTCTTTGTGGATTTGCGGGACCGGTATGGTGTTACCCAGCTCGTTTTCCATCCGGACAGAGGAGAGGTATTTTACGATACTGCCCGCCAGCTAAGACATGAATACGTTGTTGCCGTGCAGGGTAAGGTATTTGCCAGGCCATCAGGTACCGAGAATACTAACCTTGATACCGGGGATATAGAGGTATATGTTGATACGCTGGAGATATTGAACAGATCGGAAGTACCTCCATTCGAAGTTGAGGATGCCGGCAATGTATCTCTGGAACTGCGGTTAAAGCATCGCTATCTTGATTTAAGACGCCCTGTAATGCAGGAACGGTTAGTCTTTCGCCATAAAATCTGTCAGACGATACGTGAGTACCTTGATAAATTACACTTTGTTGATATCGAGACGCCTGTATTGACAAAAAGCACACCAGAGGGAGCAAGGGATTATCTTGTTCCCAGCAGGATTAATACAGGAAGATTTTACGCATTGCCCCAGTCCCCCCAGCTTTTTAAACAAATCCTTATGGTGGCAGGCTATGACCGTTATTTTCAGATTGTACGGTGTTTTCGTGATGAAGACCTGCGCGCCCAGCGGCAGCCTGAGTTTACCCAAATGGATATGGAGATGTCCTTTGCAGATGAAAATGATATCATCCGGGTTATTGAAGGTCTTGTTGATGATATTTTTGAGAAGGTCGTCGGTAAAAAGATAACCACCCCTTTTCCCAGGATTTCTTATCAGGAGGCAATGACTTCCTACGGGTGCGATGCCCCTGATTTACGCTTTGATATGAAAATAAAGGATATTGCAGATATTGTCCGGGCCTCTGATTTTAAAGTGTTTTCTGATGTGGTCAGGACTGGTGGCCAGGTACGGGGTATCAATGCAACAGGCTGTGGAAATTATTCAAGGAAGGAAATCGATGACTTAACAACTCTCGTTGGACAATTTGGGGCGAAAGGTCTTGCATGGTTTAAGACAGAAGAGAGCGGCCTGGTCTCTTCGATAACAAAATTCTTTTTACCTGAAATTTTAGAGGCGATACAACACCGGATGGGTGCAAAAAAGGGGGATTTGCTTCTTTTTGTTGCGGATAAGCCCAAGGTTGTTTCCCAATCCCTTGCGCAACTCAGGCTGCATCTGGGTCATAAACTCGGACTTATTGATACAAAGGTATTTCATTTCGTATGGGTTGTGGACTTTCCGCTGCTTGAATATAATGAAGATTTGAAACGGTACGAGTCACTTCATCACCCCTTCACTTCTCCCCGACAGGAGGATATCTTGTTTCTGGAAGAAAAGTCGCTTGAGATAAAGGCACGCGCATATGATCTTGTGCTTAATGGTGTGGAATTAGGGGGAGGAAGTATCCGTATCCATTCCCCTGAGGTTCAAAAAAGAGTTTTCCGTTTATTGGGGATAGATGATGAAAATGCACAGGCAAAATTTGGATTCTTACTTGATGCGCTGAAGTATGGCGCGCCGCCTCATGGCGGGATCGCATTGGGATTGGACCGCATGGTTACCTTATTATTGCAGCTTGATGATATCCGTGAGGTTATTGCATTTCCAAAGACTCAGAAGGCCACCTGTCTTATGACAAATGCACCGTCGGAAGTAGATCCGCAGCAGCTTCGTGATCTGGGGATACGACTCATATAA
- a CDS encoding pitrilysin family protein, with translation MNINKCGVLLIVFVSYLFSVPNTSTLVAQSVTPGYGHERSSALPPAETPESEGGRIVSRLEFEPLDFVPPKVERVVLENGMIVYILEDHSLPLFDLVARIRTGAVYEPPEKEGLANLAGHVMRSGGTVSMSADTINEELEFIAASVETSIDRESGTAALSVLKKDIDKGLNIFADILMNPAFPEDKIRMRKDEVIEAIRRENDHPSQIARREFRRIIYDASHPYGRKVEGTLETIERITRDDMVAFHKKYFYPNNIILGISGDFDKEEIIKKLTKVFAGWERKEIQFPEVSKIVRQYERSVYYVHRDINQSNIMMGHLGIHRRNPDYFPVMMMNFILGGGSFKSRILSRIRSDEGLAYSASSVFQTAQDIGIFFVSCQTKLESTNRAISIALEELDKMRRMPVDAEELSQAKETFMNQFIFRFITSASIVRQKVDIEYEGLPLNYLETYLDSVKAITREDIQRVAREYLQPDGIKILVVGNKEKFDKPLDNFGKVTLIELK, from the coding sequence GTGAATATAAATAAATGCGGCGTACTTCTCATAGTTTTTGTAAGTTACCTGTTCTCTGTTCCCAACACTTCAACTCTTGTGGCACAATCTGTTACGCCAGGATACGGTCACGAGCGTTCTTCAGCCCTGCCGCCGGCAGAAACGCCGGAATCTGAGGGGGGAAGGATAGTCTCCAGGCTTGAATTTGAGCCACTCGATTTTGTTCCTCCAAAAGTAGAGAGAGTTGTCCTTGAAAATGGCATGATCGTGTATATCCTGGAGGACCATAGTCTGCCGTTATTTGATTTGGTAGCGCGCATCAGAACTGGTGCTGTCTATGAACCTCCGGAAAAAGAGGGCCTCGCTAATCTTGCAGGACATGTAATGAGAAGCGGCGGTACGGTATCTATGTCAGCCGATACAATAAATGAGGAACTGGAATTTATTGCAGCCTCTGTAGAAACGTCAATTGATCGCGAATCGGGTACCGCAGCATTATCGGTGCTCAAAAAAGATATTGACAAAGGACTTAACATCTTTGCCGATATACTGATGAATCCTGCATTTCCTGAAGATAAGATCAGGATGAGAAAAGACGAAGTTATTGAGGCGATTCGCCGTGAAAATGATCACCCTTCACAAATTGCACGCAGGGAATTCCGTAGAATTATCTATGATGCCAGCCATCCCTACGGCAGAAAGGTTGAAGGTACCCTGGAAACCATTGAGAGGATAACAAGGGATGATATGGTTGCCTTCCATAAAAAATATTTCTATCCCAACAATATTATTCTTGGTATATCAGGTGATTTTGATAAAGAGGAAATTATAAAGAAACTTACCAAGGTGTTTGCCGGATGGGAAAGAAAGGAGATTCAATTTCCTGAAGTCTCTAAAATAGTGAGACAGTATGAACGATCTGTTTACTATGTTCATAGGGATATAAACCAATCAAATATCATGATGGGGCATCTGGGAATCCACAGGAGAAATCCTGATTATTTCCCCGTTATGATGATGAATTTTATTTTAGGGGGAGGGAGTTTCAAGTCACGCATTTTAAGCAGGATACGTTCAGATGAAGGGCTTGCTTACTCAGCTAGCAGTGTATTTCAGACTGCACAGGATATCGGAATATTTTTTGTTTCGTGTCAGACAAAACTGGAATCTACGAACCGCGCTATATCGATTGCCCTGGAGGAACTCGATAAAATGCGTAGGATGCCGGTTGATGCGGAAGAGTTATCCCAGGCAAAAGAAACCTTTATGAACCAGTTTATTTTCAGATTTATTACCAGCGCAAGCATTGTTAGACAAAAAGTTGATATTGAATACGAAGGGTTGCCTTTAAATTATCTTGAAACTTACCTGGATAGTGTGAAGGCAATTACCCGGGAAGACATCCAGCGGGTTGCAAGGGAATATTTGCAGCCGGACGGTATTAAGATACTTGTGGTTGGCAATAAGGAAAAATTTGATAAACCACTTGATAACTTTGGGAAGGTTACACTTATAGAGTTAAAATAG
- a CDS encoding redoxin domain-containing protein, translated as MRRTHIIFLMVFTFAFLAWAGYTVYANERKDDTNAAKQLEFIRKNLTNLTEMKSSDAKQYYEEALKDLHALIEKYPGTEQELEANFYAGVIHNEMHNYNEAIKYFDSILSQEMLHRNFKARTLYFKIMALLKKGDVVKVKETIAELKLVEPRAADSFGKELSGIVSVGYEAPSFTGMDLKGNTIDLAKYKGDIVVIDFWATWCDPCMQEFPKFKKVYNKFKTRGIKFIGVSLDDDIRDLNGFVEQEGIEWPQIFDGKRWKGTVPGLYRVLAIPMIFVLDRESRIRYIGSSTENVSQVLTTLLSESKELPLFR; from the coding sequence ATGAGAAGAACGCACATTATTTTTTTAATGGTATTCACCTTTGCATTTCTTGCATGGGCAGGATACACAGTTTATGCTAATGAGAGGAAGGACGATACAAATGCAGCAAAACAGCTTGAATTCATCAGGAAAAACCTGACGAACCTTACGGAAATGAAATCATCGGATGCAAAGCAATATTATGAAGAGGCATTAAAAGATTTACATGCCTTAATTGAAAAATATCCCGGAACGGAACAAGAACTGGAAGCAAATTTTTATGCTGGCGTCATTCACAATGAAATGCATAATTACAATGAAGCAATCAAATATTTTGATAGTATATTGAGTCAGGAAATGCTCCATCGTAATTTTAAGGCACGCACTCTCTATTTTAAGATTATGGCTCTCTTGAAAAAGGGCGATGTTGTAAAGGTGAAAGAAACTATCGCAGAATTAAAGCTTGTTGAGCCGAGAGCTGCGGATAGTTTTGGAAAAGAATTAAGTGGCATAGTAAGTGTGGGATATGAGGCCCCCTCTTTTACCGGAATGGATCTTAAAGGAAATACAATTGATCTGGCAAAATATAAAGGAGATATTGTCGTTATCGATTTTTGGGCAACATGGTGCGATCCCTGCATGCAGGAATTTCCCAAATTTAAAAAGGTATACAATAAATTCAAAACCAGAGGCATTAAGTTCATTGGAGTAAGCCTGGATGATGACATCAGAGACCTGAACGGCTTTGTTGAACAGGAAGGAATAGAATGGCCACAGATTTTTGATGGGAAACGATGGAAAGGTACAGTACCTGGTTTATATCGTGTACTGGCGATACCAATGATATTCGTTCTTGACAGAGAAAGCAGGATACGCTATATAGGAAGCAGTACAGAAAATGTTTCTCAGGTACTTACCACGCTTTTGTCAGAATCCAAAGAACTTCCTTTATTCCGATAA
- a CDS encoding pitrilysin family protein has translation MRKKVWTLAFSIIMVVAPFAIYETHADSLRLDVKEHVFENGLKLLMLEKHDVPIACLRINYKAGSVDERPGITGVSHLFEHMMFKGTKIFGTRDYHAEKPLLDKEDELVALIAKERNKDVPDNERLESLRKELEEVREKLRELVVKDEIFALYLRHGGAGLNAATGIDGTYYFCDLPANKLELWAFIESDRMKNLVLREFYSERDVVLEERRLRTENSPFGLLMKHLRAVAFIAHPYRWPTIGWRSDIENITKEETDEYFRKYYAPNNTVIVMVGSFNPDDAIQLVERYFGDIPAQSSPPKVKTVEPEQRGERRVAIEFDSNPYLAISYHVPAIGHPDIYALHVLGSLLSDGRTSRLYRSLIEDRRIAVMAHAFCRISKYPDSFVFVATPRAPHTAEEVELAFYEEIEKLKVNPPSDWELQKIKNQLEAEFIRGLNSASGLANEIGHFEVLSDWRYINTFMDKLARVTAEDIVRVTEKYLTKRNRTVATIVKKEEKKTGEIP, from the coding sequence ATGAGAAAGAAGGTATGGACACTGGCTTTTTCCATCATTATGGTAGTTGCACCCTTTGCTATCTATGAAACACATGCTGATTCATTAAGGCTTGATGTAAAAGAGCATGTATTTGAAAATGGATTGAAATTGCTTATGCTGGAAAAGCATGATGTGCCGATTGCATGCCTTCGCATTAATTATAAAGCCGGTTCGGTGGATGAACGGCCCGGTATTACTGGCGTTTCTCATCTTTTTGAGCATATGATGTTTAAAGGAACAAAAATATTCGGCACCCGTGATTATCATGCTGAAAAACCTTTGCTCGACAAAGAAGATGAACTGGTTGCTCTGATTGCCAAAGAAAGAAATAAGGATGTTCCAGATAATGAAAGGCTTGAGTCGCTCAGAAAGGAACTGGAAGAGGTGAGAGAAAAACTGCGGGAACTGGTGGTAAAAGATGAGATATTTGCATTATATTTGCGGCATGGGGGTGCCGGATTGAATGCTGCAACGGGTATAGATGGCACATATTATTTTTGTGATCTTCCGGCAAACAAGCTGGAGCTATGGGCATTTATAGAATCTGACCGAATGAAGAACCTGGTGTTGAGAGAATTTTATTCTGAGCGCGATGTTGTTCTGGAAGAGAGACGTCTGAGAACAGAGAATAGCCCCTTTGGTTTGTTAATGAAACATTTACGTGCAGTTGCCTTCATTGCCCATCCATACCGCTGGCCTACGATCGGTTGGCGATCAGATATCGAGAACATCACGAAAGAAGAGACTGATGAATATTTCAGGAAATATTATGCTCCCAATAATACCGTAATTGTTATGGTCGGGAGTTTTAATCCTGATGATGCAATACAATTGGTGGAACGATACTTTGGCGATATTCCTGCTCAATCCTCTCCGCCCAAAGTAAAGACCGTTGAGCCCGAGCAAAGAGGTGAACGGAGGGTTGCGATTGAGTTTGATTCTAATCCCTATCTGGCGATTTCCTACCATGTTCCCGCGATCGGACATCCGGATATCTATGCATTGCACGTGCTAGGTTCTCTTCTCTCTGACGGCCGTACCTCCCGCTTGTACAGATCATTAATAGAGGATAGACGTATCGCCGTTATGGCGCATGCTTTTTGCAGGATAAGCAAGTATCCGGATTCGTTTGTATTTGTTGCCACCCCCAGGGCTCCGCATACCGCAGAAGAAGTCGAACTGGCTTTTTATGAAGAAATCGAAAAACTAAAGGTTAATCCACCTTCTGACTGGGAATTGCAAAAGATCAAAAATCAATTGGAAGCCGAATTTATCAGGGGCCTTAATTCTGCTTCCGGTCTTGCCAATGAAATAGGGCATTTTGAAGTTCTCTCCGACTGGCGTTATATTAATACCTTTATGGATAAACTGGCACGGGTGACGGCGGAAGATATTGTGCGGGTTACAGAGAAATATCTTACGAAGAGGAATCGTACCGTGGCAACTATTGTGAAAAAAGAAGAGAAAAAAACAGGAGAGATACCTTAG
- a CDS encoding peptidylprolyl isomerase, with the protein MLRISVLFMIVLGFAAVLNYGCSKEETGRPQVSGEMTEQDFARIHRDIDMNRGGMDSYDSGMSMGSGGHGMSPHGKKDKPDPNKVIATVNNEKILRKDLDLILSRFKNHVNPVALASMEQQITEQLVAQSLLRQFVTEKNLIVQNEMVDKEIEKMRENIKNNPTTKGKTLEEFLELQGSNIDELRTAIRMSAAIENYVSSNINDKRLEEYFIKNITNFNDETVTASHILVDTKYAQTQEELDKAKAKIDSIKQELDAGADFAELAKKYSDCPTGKTGGALGSFPRHGVMVESFANAAFATEAGKISDPVKTEFGYHLIHVTAHTPPKDISFSEVKDRVREELIALEMNNLIKDLHEKAKIEITLQ; encoded by the coding sequence ATGTTAAGAATATCTGTATTGTTCATGATTGTTTTAGGTTTCGCTGCTGTATTGAATTACGGTTGCAGTAAAGAGGAGACAGGAAGACCTCAGGTAAGCGGCGAAATGACAGAACAGGATTTTGCCAGAATACACAGAGATATTGATATGAATAGAGGTGGTATGGATTCCTATGATTCAGGAATGTCAATGGGGAGTGGTGGACACGGCATGAGTCCGCATGGCAAAAAAGACAAGCCTGATCCGAATAAAGTAATCGCCACCGTTAATAATGAGAAGATTCTCCGGAAAGATCTGGATCTCATCCTGAGCCGATTCAAAAATCACGTAAATCCGGTTGCGCTGGCTTCTATGGAACAACAGATTACGGAGCAACTCGTTGCGCAAAGTTTATTACGTCAGTTTGTAACAGAAAAGAATTTAATCGTTCAGAACGAGATGGTTGATAAAGAAATTGAAAAAATGCGGGAAAATATCAAAAATAACCCGACAACAAAAGGCAAGACATTAGAAGAATTTCTGGAACTCCAAGGCAGCAATATTGATGAATTAAGGACTGCAATTCGTATGTCGGCTGCTATAGAAAATTATGTCTCCAGCAATATTAATGATAAAAGGCTGGAAGAATATTTCATAAAAAATATTACTAACTTTAATGATGAAACCGTTACGGCAAGCCACATATTGGTTGATACAAAATACGCACAAACCCAGGAAGAACTGGATAAGGCAAAAGCAAAAATTGATTCCATTAAACAAGAACTTGATGCAGGCGCTGATTTTGCTGAACTGGCAAAGAAATATTCTGATTGTCCGACAGGAAAAACCGGTGGCGCCCTGGGTTCGTTTCCAAGGCATGGTGTGATGGTAGAGAGTTTCGCCAATGCTGCATTCGCTACGGAAGCAGGTAAGATCAGCGATCCGGTAAAGACTGAATTTGGTTATCATCTCATCCATGTCACAGCGCATACCCCTCCAAAAGACATAAGTTTCAGCGAAGTCAAGGACAGAGTACGGGAAGAGCTAATTGCACTTGAAATGAATAATCTGATTAAGGACCTGCACGAAAAAGCAAAGATTGAGATTACCTTACAATGA
- a CDS encoding adenosine-specific kinase — translation METKVVDMDIPEGSNILIGQTHFIKTVEDLYEVMINAVPGIQFGIAFCEASGPCLIRAEGNNKGLKESTIQNCMKIAAGHVFVALIKNAFPVNILNAVKNCPEVCSIFCATANPVQVIIAETGQGRGVLGVIDGYSPKGIESENDVQNRKQFLRKIGYKL, via the coding sequence ATGGAAACCAAGGTTGTTGATATGGATATTCCTGAAGGATCTAACATACTTATTGGCCAGACGCATTTTATCAAAACGGTTGAGGATCTTTATGAGGTTATGATCAATGCCGTACCTGGTATTCAATTTGGCATTGCTTTCTGTGAGGCTTCAGGTCCATGCCTCATCAGGGCTGAAGGGAATAACAAGGGTTTAAAAGAAAGTACAATTCAGAATTGCATGAAGATTGCAGCAGGTCATGTATTTGTAGCTCTTATCAAGAATGCATTTCCCGTAAATATATTAAATGCTGTAAAAAATTGCCCTGAGGTGTGTTCCATATTTTGCGCTACTGCTAATCCCGTACAGGTTATTATTGCAGAGACCGGGCAAGGGAGAGGCGTTCTAGGAGTTATCGATGGATATAGTCCCAAAGGTATTGAGTCTGAAAACGACGTTCAAAACCGGAAACAATTTCTCCGTAAGATTGGGTATAAATTATAA
- the ccsA gene encoding cytochrome c biogenesis protein CcsA: MMETAASFNQISIILYWICFGAYLTYWFFGFTRWRLRFSVLLGIVTLHLAGIVIRGIAIGYFPLTNKFESFNAFAAAVFIILLIYSKTESSVYRMSLFGVGFGFYVAATRFPMGISYAPPLMLTIWYVLHVPLSFFCYALWVSAMSAAVAYYFTPGEKRQYTKIIDAGFQYGLIAFSVSMIFGGLWGYVAWGAYFLWDAKLVWSVIIWFFYATCLHLDYWQEAKRLKPPMAITGFIIFIMTYVGTSFFLGGTHSFR; this comes from the coding sequence ATGATGGAAACGGCCGCCTCTTTCAATCAGATTTCGATTATATTATACTGGATTTGTTTTGGCGCTTACCTGACATACTGGTTTTTTGGATTTACACGGTGGAGATTGCGGTTCTCTGTTTTATTGGGAATTGTTACTCTCCATCTGGCAGGTATTGTAATTCGCGGTATAGCAATAGGATATTTTCCTCTTACCAATAAATTTGAATCCTTTAATGCATTCGCTGCTGCTGTCTTTATTATACTCCTTATCTATTCAAAGACAGAAAGCTCTGTTTACCGTATGTCATTGTTTGGGGTTGGGTTTGGTTTTTATGTGGCAGCAACCCGATTCCCGATGGGAATTAGTTATGCCCCCCCCCTCATGCTAACAATCTGGTATGTGCTCCACGTACCCCTTTCCTTCTTCTGTTATGCATTATGGGTCAGCGCCATGTCAGCCGCTGTTGCATATTATTTCACACCAGGTGAGAAAAGGCAGTACACAAAAATAATTGATGCCGGGTTTCAGTACGGGCTTATTGCATTTTCTGTCTCGATGATCTTCGGAGGACTGTGGGGATACGTTGCCTGGGGAGCCTATTTTCTCTGGGATGCCAAGCTTGTTTGGTCTGTAATCATATGGTTCTTCTATGCTACTTGTCTCCACCTTGATTACTGGCAGGAGGCAAAACGGCTCAAACCACCTATGGCCATTACCGGGTTCATAATATTTATCATGACCTATGTAGGTACCAGTTTTTTCCTTGGTGGCACGCACAGTTTCAGGTGA
- a CDS encoding PAS domain-containing protein, producing MLPYLEGSVILYFKHISDYAYSFRIESCSKLVCECVTEGFTAVTGYTIDDVNIQGWQRLIYPGDISVFLKHLHRLYTGKSNTSEFRIVTKNGKIHWLCDYALPVWSKSEGRIIRIYGASAILHQHVPGKKMI from the coding sequence TTGTTACCTTATCTGGAGGGCAGTGTTATTTTATACTTTAAGCATATTTCTGACTACGCATATAGCTTCCGTATCGAGTCTTGCAGCAAGCTCGTTTGTGAATGTGTTACAGAGGGATTTACTGCTGTTACAGGGTATACAATTGATGATGTAAACATACAAGGGTGGCAAAGGCTTATTTATCCGGGTGATATATCTGTCTTTTTAAAGCATCTACACCGTTTGTATACAGGAAAATCAAATACGAGCGAATTCCGTATCGTTACGAAGAATGGTAAAATCCATTGGCTCTGTGATTATGCTCTCCCCGTATGGAGTAAGTCTGAGGGGCGTATTATTCGCATATATGGTGCTTCAGCCATATTGCATCAGCATGTACCTGGAAAGAAGATGATATAA
- a CDS encoding helix-turn-helix transcriptional regulator, whose translation MKLFSIAMCYIITAMVKKNIVGSNIRKFRLKARITQEDLALKSGLSQGYINQLESGKRKYTQKSLELIATALAIPLIELFKEWEYEEAFVIAEEKEIVYQTKRFYKNEFIQLVRDLPEHIIDHYITLLKLERELILKNKQK comes from the coding sequence GTGAAATTGTTTTCAATAGCAATGTGCTATATCATAACGGCTATGGTTAAAAAGAATATTGTCGGAAGCAATATAAGGAAATTCAGATTAAAAGCCAGAATTACCCAGGAAGATCTTGCATTAAAGAGCGGTTTATCGCAGGGCTATATAAATCAACTGGAAAGTGGCAAAAGAAAGTATACCCAAAAATCACTTGAATTAATTGCAACAGCATTGGCGATACCATTAATAGAACTTTTCAAGGAGTGGGAATATGAAGAAGCTTTTGTCATTGCAGAGGAGAAAGAAATTGTGTATCAAACAAAAAGATTCTACAAGAATGAGTTCATACAGCTTGTGCGTGACTTACCGGAACACATCATTGACCATTATATCACCCTTTTAAAACTCGAGAGGGAACTCATTCTGAAAAATAAACAAAAATAA
- a CDS encoding tetratricopeptide repeat protein, which translates to MKRQLLLLLIGAAFLILLISVGFFMHLKRLHRSISYFQTVGEYVQEGKLDEAIVLLKDTLEKNPRLAEAHAALGIIYNKKDLHDEALSELKMALAINPDLVGVYKEMYLVYRKKGMEDEAKKALDSYERLTGSQ; encoded by the coding sequence GTGAAACGACAATTATTATTATTGCTTATCGGAGCTGCATTCCTCATTCTTTTAATCTCTGTTGGGTTTTTTATGCATCTCAAGCGTTTACATCGTTCCATCTCCTACTTTCAGACGGTAGGCGAATATGTACAAGAAGGCAAACTTGATGAAGCCATTGTGCTTTTAAAGGATACTTTAGAAAAAAATCCCCGCCTGGCAGAGGCGCATGCCGCCCTTGGCATTATTTATAATAAAAAAGATTTACATGATGAAGCACTTTCTGAGCTAAAGATGGCTTTGGCTATTAACCCTGATCTTGTTGGTGTTTACAAAGAGATGTATCTGGTCTACCGGAAAAAGGGTATGGAAGATGAGGCTAAAAAAGCCCTGGATTCCTATGAAAGGCTTACCGGATCTCAATAG